A single Pedobacter sp. PACM 27299 DNA region contains:
- a CDS encoding beta-L-arabinofuranosidase domain-containing protein: MNLRKSMLLMLAMTPSWLFAQNESNAQYIFNRIPLNTAAYVQLPLGSIKAKGWLLKQLQLQKDGATGNAEALYPESGNLGAESDWLGGTGESWERAPYYVKGLVALAYTLGDTELKAKAEKWINWTLDHQQPNGAFGPVKMNDWWPRMPMMYAVQSYYEATADKRVIPFFSRYFKYQLDNLDQKPLYEWSKSRTADNIEIVLWLYNRTGEKSLLVLAEKLKLQAYPWTDIFTNNQFYHYGDDFHTKHSVSVGQALKFPSLYSQLNNSPFYREATQKGIDNLMRDHGQSTGIASGTEFLAGRSSFQGTETCTVVEWMQSLETAARIIHDAQLGDRLEKIAFNTLPAQFSRDIKSHLYYTQPNQVLCKHGNSGFDEDYDGALLLSPYSGMGCCRYNMHMGWPYFVKNSWAATPDKGLAVIAYAPVEVNAFVAEGIPVQLQVMTDYPFEEEIKIKVTLEKTTQFPLKLRIPAWCKNPLITVNGKALPGVKTGQIYTISRVWNSNDLVSLNFPMDVKLSNQVNNSVTVERGPIVYGLQMDAKYSISKKHPVDGFFDYEVASGSPWNYGLLLRGKDLKESIKVQRTAMPENPFIQANTPVKLKVKAKKIPSWTMAYNKMHSLEVPRSPVASSEQTEEITLIPFGSENIRISNFPVIGIPEIAVKTYKENFSKATLKDWLLYGGSWFIKDGAIHAASNKGSWGYGIHGSKAIASNTNFKDLSYEAKVQLNSTGDAGLMFRVTDHVIGADAYNGYYVGINAESGQIQLGKSSHQKWLVLASAKQQLEIGKSYPVRIEAKGADIKVYFKNGVKPIFSVTDGEFSTGAIGVRAFDALASITDLQAQAIK, encoded by the coding sequence ATGAACCTCAGGAAATCCATGCTGTTGATGCTGGCTATGACTCCGTCATGGCTATTTGCTCAAAATGAATCCAACGCGCAATACATTTTTAACCGAATTCCACTAAATACAGCCGCTTACGTACAACTGCCATTAGGCAGTATCAAAGCTAAAGGTTGGTTGCTAAAACAACTTCAGCTGCAAAAAGATGGTGCCACAGGAAATGCGGAAGCACTTTATCCGGAAAGCGGCAACCTTGGGGCTGAGTCCGACTGGTTAGGTGGTACCGGCGAAAGCTGGGAACGGGCCCCCTATTACGTAAAGGGACTGGTCGCATTGGCTTATACCCTTGGAGATACTGAATTAAAAGCAAAAGCAGAGAAATGGATCAACTGGACATTGGATCACCAACAGCCTAATGGTGCATTTGGCCCCGTTAAAATGAACGACTGGTGGCCAAGGATGCCCATGATGTACGCGGTTCAAAGTTATTATGAAGCAACTGCCGACAAGCGCGTCATTCCCTTTTTCAGCAGGTATTTTAAATACCAGCTGGACAACCTCGATCAAAAACCTTTATATGAATGGAGCAAATCCAGAACTGCCGACAATATAGAAATCGTCCTTTGGCTTTATAACAGAACCGGAGAAAAATCACTTTTAGTACTGGCAGAAAAGCTGAAATTACAAGCCTATCCATGGACAGACATTTTCACAAACAACCAGTTTTACCATTATGGAGATGATTTCCATACCAAACACAGTGTGAGTGTCGGACAGGCGCTTAAATTCCCCTCCCTCTATTCACAGCTGAACAACAGCCCATTTTACAGGGAAGCGACTCAGAAAGGGATCGACAATTTAATGAGAGACCATGGACAATCTACCGGTATTGCCTCGGGCACAGAATTTCTTGCCGGAAGAAGCTCATTTCAGGGAACCGAAACCTGTACCGTAGTAGAATGGATGCAGAGCCTGGAAACCGCAGCAAGAATCATCCATGATGCTCAACTTGGAGATCGACTGGAAAAGATTGCTTTTAACACTTTGCCGGCTCAGTTTAGCAGGGACATCAAATCCCATTTATACTATACACAGCCGAATCAGGTACTTTGCAAACATGGCAATTCCGGCTTTGATGAAGATTATGATGGTGCTTTACTATTGAGCCCCTACTCAGGAATGGGCTGCTGCAGGTACAATATGCACATGGGCTGGCCGTATTTCGTTAAAAACAGCTGGGCCGCTACACCAGATAAAGGTCTGGCCGTAATTGCTTATGCCCCTGTAGAAGTCAATGCTTTCGTTGCAGAGGGCATTCCGGTGCAGCTCCAGGTCATGACCGATTACCCTTTTGAAGAAGAAATCAAAATAAAAGTCACGTTGGAAAAGACAACCCAATTTCCACTAAAGCTCCGCATTCCGGCATGGTGCAAAAACCCCTTAATTACTGTGAATGGCAAAGCCTTGCCAGGTGTTAAAACCGGTCAGATTTATACCATTAGCAGGGTATGGAACAGCAATGATCTGGTTAGTCTGAACTTCCCAATGGATGTAAAACTGAGCAATCAGGTCAACAATTCAGTGACTGTAGAACGCGGACCGATTGTTTACGGACTGCAGATGGATGCCAAATACAGCATTAGCAAAAAACACCCAGTGGATGGCTTTTTCGATTATGAAGTCGCTTCCGGTTCCCCATGGAATTATGGATTACTGCTCAGAGGCAAAGACCTTAAAGAAAGTATCAAAGTTCAGCGTACTGCAATGCCCGAAAACCCTTTTATACAAGCCAATACGCCTGTAAAATTAAAGGTCAAGGCAAAGAAAATCCCTTCCTGGACTATGGCCTATAACAAAATGCACTCACTGGAAGTCCCTCGAAGTCCGGTAGCCTCCTCCGAGCAGACAGAAGAAATCACCCTGATACCATTCGGATCGGAAAATATCAGGATCAGTAATTTCCCGGTGATCGGAATACCAGAAATTGCAGTAAAAACCTATAAAGAAAACTTCAGCAAGGCCACACTAAAAGATTGGCTCCTCTATGGCGGCAGTTGGTTTATTAAAGATGGCGCCATCCATGCCGCCTCTAACAAAGGTTCCTGGGGATATGGCATACATGGCTCTAAAGCCATCGCCAGCAATACCAATTTTAAGGACCTCAGTTATGAAGCAAAAGTACAGCTGAACTCCACAGGTGATGCGGGACTAATGTTTAGAGTAACCGATCATGTGATCGGAGCCGACGCTTATAATGGCTATTATGTAGGCATCAATGCCGAGTCTGGACAGATACAATTGGGTAAATCTTCCCATCAAAAATGGCTGGTGCTGGCCTCTGCAAAGCAGCAGCTGGAAATTGGCAAATCCTATCCGGTTAGAATAGAAGCGAAAGGCGCTGACATCAAAGTATACTTTAAAAATGGAGTAAAGCCTATATTCTCTGTGACCGATGGGGAATTCAGCACCGGAGCTATTGGCGTCAGGGCATTTGATGCGCTGGCTAGTATTACCGATCTACAAGCACAAGCAATTAAATGA
- a CDS encoding VOC family protein: protein MATQIFVNLAVNDLNKSVEFFTKLGYSFNPKFTDEKATCMIISDTIYIMLLTRPFFQTFTKKEIIDAHKSLECSICISADSKDAVNEMVDKAAAAGATIPNPATDYGFMYQHSFADLDGHHWEFVWMDPNGAPEHQG from the coding sequence ATGGCAACTCAAATTTTTGTCAACCTAGCCGTTAACGACCTCAACAAATCTGTTGAGTTTTTTACCAAACTTGGTTACAGCTTTAATCCTAAATTTACCGACGAGAAAGCAACCTGCATGATCATCAGCGATACCATTTATATTATGCTGCTGACCAGACCTTTCTTTCAGACTTTTACTAAAAAGGAAATCATAGATGCTCACAAGTCTTTGGAGTGCTCCATTTGCATATCTGCTGACAGTAAGGATGCCGTGAATGAAATGGTAGATAAAGCAGCAGCAGCAGGCGCCACGATACCAAATCCGGCCACCGACTACGGCTTTATGTACCAGCACAGCTTTGCAGATCTTGATGGTCACCACTGGGAATTTGTATGGATGGATCCTAATGGCGCGCCTGAACATCAGGGATAA
- a CDS encoding VOC family protein → MVENKLIRMDNVGIVVESLDNAILFFSEIGLKLEGRAIIEGEWAGRVTGLGDQHVEIAMMVTPDGHSRLELSKFLHPAPVSDHRISPVNTLGYLRVMFTVEDIDELVARLIKIGAQLVGEIVQYQNSYRLCYIRGAEGILVGLAEQIALNKD, encoded by the coding sequence ATGGTAGAAAATAAATTAATAAGGATGGACAATGTCGGCATCGTTGTGGAATCGCTCGATAATGCCATCCTTTTTTTTTCGGAGATTGGTTTAAAACTTGAAGGGCGGGCCATAATTGAAGGAGAATGGGCCGGTCGTGTAACCGGCTTAGGCGATCAACACGTAGAGATTGCCATGATGGTTACCCCTGATGGCCACAGCCGTCTGGAGCTTTCCAAATTTCTCCACCCTGCTCCTGTTTCAGACCATCGTATATCCCCTGTAAACACACTCGGTTATTTACGTGTCATGTTCACCGTTGAAGATATCGATGAGCTGGTAGCCAGGCTCATCAAAATTGGTGCTCAGCTCGTTGGAGAAATCGTTCAGTATCAAAACTCCTACCGACTGTGTTATATTCGTGGAGCAGAAGGTATCTTGGTTGGTCTAGCCGAACAAATAGCCCTAAATAAGGATTAG